A window of the Lolium perenne isolate Kyuss_39 chromosome 7, Kyuss_2.0, whole genome shotgun sequence genome harbors these coding sequences:
- the LOC127318414 gene encoding uncharacterized protein, with product MRRLRSHAKPATPTIPAADQPPAPQSPPPAMETGALSGTPAPSPSTSASRGLGSSAADGGALKSPDAGAGAGTPRRSLRLAGAASPNTHAAGSSVPDGASSAAGKQRGRPRLSALPAAAASPKDVASLTDGAGGGGGGEVRASLRSGVSGSLQSGPRTAKRQMDPSADASGEKGVRSDGRAGGMVYDEMPRSDAAAKRRKGTLVRGADYVPDSESESDKDSVLLAEGGTSVSTAGVVDYVPDSESDKEDCVPLRGGGMKVLARLSAYPNLIDLNVVPMGSDVTDVGRGDGSVRAGEGEIGEANNRNGHLLSGESMHLHVSAAAARIVKSPLASPVAMSATAEAYAGMNSTQDLLRHESGDKGNLKEKLVLGNNDSAAAASAGVRAGARTRKFSRDDKGKGKMVAEEGLLPQGLGNADMDVEPVASEANQRIPGAADAPVEPLWRQAARERAIKLAPKFAFFKPDEDVQSEEDDAEELEPPAGPQDWPGPFSTAMRIMDDRDAKLRARELNPSKLDSIADKVISWTPSKDKKKTPVRPVPSLTSLCLRTLANNAEGIESLGGISEELKNKLLMELCHSRKMNTHLLTELLCDNPVTLQLSECSWLSEDDFGNIFGKCMTESLEVLQLDLSGRCMPDYMLPATLAKAPNCMPLLRKISLMGNHRFSDIGLDTIISAAPSLSSLNLRECSLLTSTGIENLAKRLHSVLRELYIDDCLNVDAMVILPALQKIEHLEVLSMSRIQSVCDKFVNELVPTHGSNLRELAFAGCLKLTSSAIKTIGVNCPQLSSLDLRNLNRLRDSALKHLRGGCRLIKKLKFQKNAFSDEAVSKYLEESGGCLTELSLNNVGKVGNLTAQAIALKCSLEVLDLSFCRGLTDEALGLIVDSCSSLRILKLFGCTQVTDVFLKGHSNSLVKIIGIEGSILDRMDRS from the exons ATGCGCCGCCTCCGCTCCCACGCCAAGCCCGCGACCCCCACCATCCCCGCCGCCGACCAACCCCCCGCCCCGCAGTCCccgccgccggcgatggagaccgGCGCCTTGTCTGGCACACCAGCGCCCTCCCCGTCCACCTCCGCCTCCCGCGGCCTCGGCTCCTCCGCTGCCGACGGCGGGGCCCTCAAGTCCCCCGACGCGGGGGCCGGGGCGGGCACGCCCCGCCGCAGCCTGCGCCTCGCCGGCGCCGCGAGCCCCAACACCCACGCGGCGGGGTCTTCGGTGCCAGATGGCGCTTCATCGGCCGCTGGCAAGCAGAGGGGGAGGCCACGACTGTCCGCCCTTCCTGCCGCTGCTGCTTCCCCCAAGGATGTCGCGTCGTTGACCGATGGAGCcggcgggggcgggggcggcgaGGTCAGGGCTTCGCTCCGCAGCGGCGTTTCGGGAAGCTTGCAGTCAGGGCCGCGCACTGCGAAGCGGCAGATGGACCCATCCGCTGACGCGAGCGGGGAGAAGGGAGTCCGATCAGATGGAAGGGCTGGAGGCATGGTGTATGACGAAATGCCGCGCAGCGACGCAGCCGCGAAGCGGCGCAAGGGCACGCTGGTTCGGGGGGCGGATTACGTGCCTGATTCAGAGAGCGAATCTGACAAGGACTCTGTGCTGCTGGCAGAAGGGGGTACGAGCGTGTCGACTGCAGGAGTGGTGGACTACGTGCCCGATTCGGAGAGCGACAAGGAGGACTGTGTGCCGCTGCGGGGTGGTGGCATGAAGGTGCTGGCGCGCTTGTCTGCATATCCTAACCTGATTGACCTGAATGTGGTGCCTATGGGCTCGGATGTGACTGATGTGGGGAGAGGGGATGGTTCTGTGAGGGCTGGTGAAGGGGAGATTGGAGAAGCTAATAACAGGAACGGACACCTCTTGAGTGGGGAGTCTATGCACCTGCATGTTTCAGCAGCTGCTGCTCGCATTGTCAAGTCACCGTTAGcatcccctgtagcaatgtctgcaACAGCTGAAGCCTATGCGGGCATGAACTCCACCCAAGATTTGCTTAGGCACGAGTCTGGAGACAAAGGTAACTTAAAAGAGAAGCTGGTTCTGGGGAACAATGATTCTGCTGCTGCTGCGAGTGCGGGCGTTCGAGCTGGTGCCAGGACCCGGAAGTTCAGCCGTGACGATAAAGGGAAGGGCAAAATGGTTGCGGAGGAGGGTTTATTGCCTCAGGGCTTAGGTAATGCTGACATGGATGTGGAACCAGTGGCTTCCGAAGCGAATCAGCGCATACCAGGAGCGGCTGATGCTCCCGTTGAGCCGCTTTGGAGGCAGGCAGCAAGAGAGAGAGCTATTAAGCTGGCCCCCAAGTTCGCATTCTTCAAACCAGATGAAGATGTGCAGAGTGAGGAAGATGACGCGGAAGAGCTGGAGCCTCCAGCTGGCCCTCAGGATTGGCCAGGTCCATTTTCTACTGCGATGAGGATCATGGATGATAGGGATGCTAAATTGAGAGCCCGGGAGTTGAATCCGTCTAAACTAGACAGTATTGCTGACAAGGTCATTTCCTGGACACCTTCAAAGGATAAGAAAAAAACTCCAGTGCGACCCGTCCCATCACTTACAAGCCTATGCCTGCGAACCCTTGCAAACAATGCTGAAGGTATTGAGTCACTTGGGGGCAtatccgaggagctcaagaataaACTCTTAATGGAACTCTGCCATTCAAGGAAGATGAATACCCATCTTCTTACTGAACTCTTGTGTGACAATCCTGTGACTCTGCAGCTCAGTGAGTGTTCGTGGTTGAGTGAGGATGATTTCGGGAATATTTTTGGGAAATGCATGACTGAATCTTTAGAG GTTCTGCAGCTTGACTTATCTGGGCGATGCATGCCTGATTATATGTTGCCGGCTACCTTGGCTAAGGCGCCTAATTGCATGCCATTATTGAGAAAAATatctcttatgggaaatcaccgaTTTTCTGATATCGGGTTAGACACAATCATCTCTGCGGCACCTTCTTTGAGTTCGCTAAATTTAAGGGAGTGCTCTCTTCTGACTTCAACTGGAATTGAGAATCTTGCTAAGAGGTTGCATTCCGTGTTGAGAGAACTATATATTGATGACTGCCTAAACGTGGACGCTATGGTGATTCTTCCTGCTCTACAGAAAATTGAACATCTGGAGGTTCTATCAATGTCTCGCATACAGTCTGTCTGTGACAAGTTTGTGAATGAGCTCGTTCCTACACATGGTTCAAATCTGAGGGAGTTAGCGTTTGCTGGTTGCCT GAAGCTGACCTCGTCTGCCATTAAGACTATTGGGGTGAACTGCCCCCAGTTATCATCTTTAGATCTTCGCAACTTGAATAGGTTGCGTGACTCAGCATTAAAACATCTTCGTGGTGGCTGCCGGCTTATAAAGAAATTAAAGTTTCAAAAGAATGCTTTCAG TGATGAAGCTGTGTCTAAATATTTGGAAGAATCTGGAGGATGCTTAACTGAGTTAAGCCTGAACAACGTTGGGAAG GTTGGCAATCTTACTGCACAGGCGATTGCTCTCAAGTGTTCCTTGGAGGTTCTGGATCTTTCCTTCTGCCGTGGTTTGACCGATGAAGCTTTGGGACTGATTGTTGACAGTTGCTCATCGTTGAGAATCCTCAAGCTATTTGGGTGTACCCAG GTAACGGATGTTTTTCTCAAGGGCCACTCGAACTCATTGGTGAAAATTATCGGGATAGAAGGGAGCATACTGGATCGAATGGATAGAAGCTAG